One genomic window of Sphingomonas sp. C3-2 includes the following:
- a CDS encoding sensor histidine kinase, with translation MTSSMQSTLYTDEATVSPKNEPSDLALRWSGRLSLTRRILAVNIFALALLAGGFFYLDSYRARLVDDRREQAAKQITIMARAIAIAGPEDQDALVRGFAQDGEGRIRLYDPSGKLIADSWKLGPPTYVLRDPATEPWQRHVARFLDKVIDGVVRAETVSKYVEPAVDTTSAWPELVEAVAATAPATRLRYAPDRTPMLSAAAPLPAGAGAAILFTENERDITRIVRAERLRLGIVIAVVASVSILLSLFLARTIVRPLRRLARAAVRVRLGRARDVEVPRLPSRADEIGMLARALADMSHALNSRIDAIEAFAADVTHELKNPLASLRSAVEGLQTVKDPALQAQLLVIVQDDVLRLDRLINDVADASRLDAQLSRAAFEPVDLGSLIESLLKAREARGLDGTVRVAYARPRKGSALVSGDASKLARVIENLLDNAVSFSPATGLVRVDATRDGDHILLTIEDEGPGVPPPMREAIFRRFHSDRPEHDGFGRHSGLGLAIAKTIIDGHNGQIAVHDRSDSRQGARFVVTLPAAEH, from the coding sequence ATGACCAGTTCGATGCAATCGACACTCTATACGGACGAGGCTACCGTTTCACCGAAGAATGAGCCCAGCGACCTCGCGCTCCGCTGGTCGGGGCGCCTGTCGCTCACGCGCCGCATTCTTGCGGTAAACATCTTTGCGCTCGCGCTCCTCGCGGGAGGATTTTTCTATCTCGACAGCTACCGCGCACGCCTGGTCGACGACCGGCGCGAGCAGGCCGCCAAGCAGATCACGATCATGGCCCGCGCCATTGCGATCGCCGGGCCGGAAGATCAGGACGCGCTTGTGCGCGGCTTCGCCCAGGATGGTGAAGGCCGTATCCGCCTCTACGATCCCAGTGGAAAGCTGATCGCCGATAGCTGGAAACTTGGGCCACCCACTTATGTACTGCGCGATCCGGCCACCGAACCGTGGCAACGCCATGTCGCGCGTTTTCTCGACAAGGTAATCGACGGCGTCGTTCGCGCCGAAACGGTATCGAAATATGTCGAGCCCGCCGTCGACACCACCAGCGCCTGGCCGGAACTGGTTGAGGCGGTGGCCGCAACCGCGCCCGCCACGCGCCTGCGCTACGCCCCCGATCGCACCCCGATGCTCTCGGCCGCAGCCCCGCTCCCCGCCGGCGCGGGCGCCGCGATCCTGTTTACCGAGAATGAGCGCGATATTACCCGCATTGTTCGTGCCGAACGCCTCCGGCTCGGCATCGTCATCGCCGTCGTCGCCTCGGTATCCATCCTGCTGTCGCTCTTCCTTGCACGCACCATCGTACGCCCGCTTCGCCGGCTGGCGCGAGCCGCTGTCCGCGTTCGACTGGGGCGCGCACGCGACGTGGAGGTGCCCCGCCTCCCCTCGCGCGCCGACGAGATCGGCATGCTCGCCCGCGCGCTTGCCGATATGAGCCATGCGCTCAATTCGCGGATCGACGCGATCGAGGCCTTTGCTGCCGATGTGACGCACGAACTCAAGAACCCGCTCGCTTCGCTCCGCTCGGCAGTGGAAGGGCTTCAGACCGTCAAGGATCCAGCACTTCAAGCACAATTGCTTGTCATCGTTCAGGACGATGTTCTTCGCCTCGATCGCCTGATCAACGATGTCGCCGACGCCTCACGTCTCGATGCCCAGCTTTCGCGCGCAGCGTTCGAACCGGTCGATCTTGGTAGCCTGATCGAATCACTGCTCAAGGCCCGCGAGGCGCGCGGGCTCGATGGCACGGTTCGGGTGGCCTATGCCCGGCCCCGCAAGGGCAGCGCGCTTGTCTCAGGCGATGCCTCCAAGCTCGCCCGCGTGATCGAGAATTTGCTCGATAATGCCGTGTCCTTTTCGCCGGCCACCGGGCTGGTTCGCGTCGATGCCACGCGCGACGGTGATCATATCCTGCTGACCATCGAGGATGAAGGCCCTGGCGTGCCGCCGCCGATGCGCGAAGCCATTTTCAGACGTTTCCACAGTGATCGGCCAGAACATGATGGTTTTGGACGACATTCTGGTCTTGGTCTGGCCATAGCCAAGACGATCATCGACGGGCATAACGGACAGATTGCTGTTCACGACCGTTCCGATTCCCGGCAGGGCGCACGGTTCGTGGTCACCCTTCCTGCTGCGGAGCATTGA
- a CDS encoding HPr kinase/phosphatase C-terminal domain-containing protein yields MAGSPEELLHASTVVIDGQAVLIMGPSGSGKSDLALRLIDRGAGLLSDDYTRVAFHDGELEAAPAPNIAGKIEVRGVGIIKLPFVQKAQVALVVTLGDSIERLPQSDKSISILGKEVRAAMLNGLEPSAPIKVEMALRQCLTEASS; encoded by the coding sequence ATGGCCGGGTCGCCAGAAGAATTGCTGCATGCCTCAACCGTTGTAATCGATGGGCAGGCCGTATTGATCATGGGCCCTTCGGGCAGCGGCAAGTCGGACCTTGCCTTGCGCCTGATCGATCGCGGTGCCGGTCTGCTCAGCGATGATTACACCCGCGTCGCATTCCACGACGGCGAACTGGAGGCGGCCCCTGCCCCCAATATCGCCGGAAAGATCGAAGTTCGCGGTGTCGGCATCATCAAGCTGCCCTTCGTCCAGAAGGCGCAGGTCGCACTCGTCGTTACGCTTGGCGACTCGATCGAACGCCTGCCTCAGAGCGACAAATCGATCTCGATTTTGGGCAAAGAAGTGCGCGCAGCCATGCTCAACGGCTTGGAGCCATCCGCGCCGATCAAGGTTGAGATGGCGCTGCGTCAATGCCTCACGGAGGCCTCGTCATGA
- the rapZ gene encoding RNase adapter RapZ: MSHTRPKRILLVTGMAGAGKSVTMNCLEDLGWEAVENLPLGLLERLLATTQALDAVEDDRPLALGIDSRTRGFDAERIIHRIKQLRDQHGLVVETLFLDCSGSELQRRFSETRRRHPLAQDRPVGDGIARERELMEPLRHWAEYVIDTSETSSNELQQRIRARFSGAASDELTLTVMSFGFARGVPRSADLVLDMRFLRNPHWDNDLRPMSGLDAPVGTYIAEDETYATAMEQIESLLKLLLPRYRHEGKSYLTIAFGCTGGRHRSVHVAERVAQRLRSEGFSPTVTHRDLRSTPSDAVEGKPGRGS; the protein is encoded by the coding sequence ATGAGCCACACGCGCCCGAAACGCATCCTGCTGGTTACGGGCATGGCCGGCGCCGGCAAATCGGTGACGATGAACTGCCTTGAGGATCTTGGCTGGGAAGCGGTTGAAAACCTGCCCCTCGGCCTGCTCGAGCGGCTGCTCGCAACCACCCAAGCGCTCGACGCCGTTGAGGATGATCGCCCGCTTGCTCTCGGGATAGATAGCCGCACGCGCGGTTTCGACGCCGAACGCATCATCCACCGCATCAAGCAATTACGCGATCAGCACGGGCTGGTCGTCGAAACCCTGTTCCTCGACTGCAGCGGTAGCGAACTGCAGCGCCGTTTTTCGGAAACCCGGCGCCGCCACCCGCTGGCGCAGGACCGCCCCGTCGGCGACGGCATCGCGCGCGAGCGCGAACTGATGGAACCGCTGCGGCACTGGGCCGAATATGTGATCGACACCAGCGAAACGTCGAGCAACGAACTGCAGCAACGCATTCGCGCCCGTTTCAGCGGTGCCGCCAGCGATGAACTGACGCTCACCGTCATGTCCTTCGGTTTTGCGCGCGGCGTACCGCGCAGCGCCGATCTGGTGCTGGATATGCGTTTCCTACGCAATCCGCATTGGGACAATGATCTGCGCCCGATGAGTGGGCTCGATGCGCCGGTAGGCACCTATATTGCCGAGGACGAGACCTATGCCACCGCAATGGAGCAAATTGAATCGCTCCTGAAACTTCTGCTCCCCCGCTATCGTCATGAAGGAAAATCCTATCTGACGATCGCGTTCGGATGCACAGGCGGGCGCCATCGTTCCGTGCATGTCGCTGAACGCGTTGCGCAACGGTTGCGCTCTGAAGGATTTTCGCCCACGGTCACCCACCGCGATCTGCGCTCGACTCCATCCGATGCGGTGGAAGGCAAGCCGGGCCGCGGGTCGTGA
- a CDS encoding PTS sugar transporter subunit IIA: MIGLVLVTHGLLAKEFVVAMEHVVGPQEAIASICIGPDDDMDLRRQDIAQAIADVDSGNGVILLTDLFGGTPSNLAISLMKTGHVEVIAGINLPMLIRLEGARRTMNVRDAVAAAREAGRKYISVASEVLGESA, from the coding sequence ATGATCGGTTTGGTGCTTGTTACCCATGGCCTTCTTGCGAAGGAATTCGTGGTCGCCATGGAGCATGTCGTCGGGCCTCAGGAAGCCATTGCTTCGATCTGCATCGGGCCTGATGACGATATGGACCTGCGCCGGCAGGATATCGCCCAGGCGATCGCCGATGTGGACAGCGGCAATGGCGTAATCCTGCTGACCGATCTTTTCGGGGGAACCCCCTCCAACCTCGCGATTTCGTTGATGAAAACGGGACATGTCGAGGTGATTGCCGGGATCAACCTGCCGATGCTCATTCGGCTCGAAGGGGCACGGCGGACGATGAATGTGCGCGATGCAGTGGCCGCCGCGCGCGAGGCTGGCCGCAAATATATCAGCGTCGCCTCCGAAGTTCTGGGAGAATCCGCTTGA
- a CDS encoding HPr family phosphocarrier protein, which yields MSIISRTVLISNKRGLHARASAKFVTLASQQSANIEVEKDGSTVTGTSIMGLMMLGAAMGDQVTIKASGTDAHAALELLTELVENKFGEE from the coding sequence TTGAGCATCATCTCGCGCACTGTCCTGATTTCGAACAAGCGCGGCCTTCACGCGCGCGCCAGCGCCAAATTCGTGACCCTCGCCAGCCAGCAGAGCGCGAATATCGAGGTGGAAAAGGACGGCTCCACCGTCACCGGCACCTCGATCATGGGGCTCATGATGCTGGGCGCGGCCATGGGCGATCAGGTAACAATCAAGGCAAGCGGCACCGACGCGCATGCCGCGCTCGAGCTTCTGACCGAGCTGGTTGAGAACAAATTCGGCGAGGAATAA
- a CDS encoding RNA methyltransferase produces the protein MPREITGFSNPLIKRVRSLREKKHRKREGHFLAEGLRILTEAEQAGHLPVLLFYAAESADHPIVRRLIAATEANGGEVIETIPDILHKLSGKENPQTVIGVYPDQLTPLAALDRSKSDIWLVVQSMRDPGNLGTILRTGDAVGAGGVIMIDDCVDPFSVEAVRASMGALFTQSITTARWEEFMEWLRSGPGQLVGTSLNTTHDYQGPRYDSPTFLLVGNEAKGLPLDYEQSCDLLVKIPMLGKADSLNAAVATAVMAYEILNQKRDRG, from the coding sequence GTGCCACGCGAAATTACCGGCTTTTCAAACCCACTGATCAAACGTGTCCGCAGCCTTCGGGAAAAAAAGCATCGCAAGCGCGAAGGCCATTTTCTCGCCGAGGGGCTGCGTATTCTCACCGAAGCCGAACAAGCCGGGCATTTGCCCGTTCTGCTGTTCTACGCTGCGGAATCGGCCGATCATCCGATCGTGCGGCGCCTTATCGCGGCAACCGAGGCCAATGGCGGTGAGGTAATCGAGACGATCCCCGACATCCTGCACAAGCTTTCGGGCAAGGAAAATCCGCAGACAGTGATCGGTGTCTATCCCGATCAGTTGACCCCGCTGGCGGCTCTCGATCGCTCGAAATCCGATATCTGGCTGGTGGTCCAGTCGATGCGCGACCCCGGCAATCTGGGCACGATCCTGCGCACGGGCGATGCCGTCGGCGCAGGCGGCGTGATCATGATCGACGATTGCGTCGATCCCTTCTCGGTCGAGGCGGTGCGCGCGAGCATGGGTGCGCTGTTCACCCAGTCGATCACCACCGCGCGCTGGGAAGAATTTATGGAATGGCTGCGCAGCGGCCCCGGCCAGTTGGTCGGCACCAGCCTCAACACCACGCATGACTATCAGGGGCCGCGCTACGACAGCCCTACCTTCCTGCTCGTCGGTAACGAAGCGAAGGGCCTGCCGCTCGACTATGAACAGAGTTGCGACCTGTTGGTGAAGATCCCCATGCTCGGCAAAGCCGACAGCCTCAATGCTGCGGTTGCGACCGCAGTGATGGCCTATGAAATCCTGAACCAGAAACGGGACCGCGGCTGA